In a single window of the Dehalococcoidia bacterium genome:
- a CDS encoding SDR family oxidoreductase has protein sequence MNLAALTRSIAAHYSKHNIRANALITGSIDTGILVTVPPGDREARIRRNILPRLGRPGEVAHLVLYLASDESSYVTSAMFTIDGGATAL, from the coding sequence TTGAACCTGGCGGCGCTGACGCGCTCCATCGCCGCTCACTACAGCAAGCACAACATTCGCGCTAACGCGCTCATCACGGGGAGCATTGACACGGGGATTCTGGTGACCGTGCCCCCGGGCGACCGCGAGGCGCGCATCCGCCGGAACATCCTGCCCCGGCTCGGCAGGCCGGGTGAGGTTGCCCACCTGGTCCTTTATCTGGCGTCGGACGAGTCGTCTTACGTGACCAGCGCCATGTTCACTATAGACGGGGGTGCCACCGCGCTGTAA